The Bacteroidota bacterium genomic sequence TAATATTATAAAGAATGCAACACAAGCGGTTTCCGAGAAGAGAGAGCCCAAACTTGATATATACCTAGAAAAGGAATCTGACCGTGTGGTGTTGCAGATAAGAGACAATGGAATTGGCATTTCCGATGAAATGAAACAAAAGATTTTTACCCCAAACTTTACAACCAAAACAACAGGAATGGGACTAGGGTTGTCTATGGTAAAAAATAGTATTGAAAGTTTTGGTGGTAACATTTGGTTTGAATCAGAGGTGGATAAGGGTACTACATTTTTTATTACTTTTCCAATGGTTTAATTATTTCTACATTATTTCGAAGTAATAGCCAAACAAAAATGAAAAAAAAAGCAAGTGTATCCGTAGGCACACAAGCTCAATCGCTTGGAGCAAAGGCAAAGAACAAGTTTGCTTTAGTGGTTTTTGTTTTGTGCGTTGCATTATACGCCAACACCTTGAATCATGGCTATGCATTTGATGATGCAGTGGCTGTAACAGGAAATAAATTTACAAAGCAAGGAATTAGTGGAATACCTAGTTTGTTAACACAAGATTTTTTTGCCGGTATATACGATAAAGGATTGGAGCTTACAGGGGGTAGATATCGGCCACTTTCGTTAGTTACCTTTGCCATAGAATATCAGTTTTTCGGAGAAAGTCCATTTGTAAGCCATTTGGTAAATATTTTATTGTATGCTTTAACGTGTGCTCTTCTCTATTATACACTTGACAAGCTTATTCCCAATTCTTTTTTACTTACAAGCACCGCAACCCTTTTATTTGCAGCGCACCCAATACACACCGAAGTAGTAGCCAATATTAAAAGTAGAGATGAAATTTTATGTTTTCTATTTTTGATTTTATCTATTCAACAGTATCTGGTTTATTTTAAGACCAATGCAACCAAGAGTCTTGGCGCTTCTTTGGTTTGTTATTTTCTGTCACTTTTATCAAAAGAGAACAGCATTACATTTTTGGCTATTTTACCTATCATGCTTTATTCCTTACTTAATAAAGGATTTAAGGAAAGTATAAGCAAGTCGGTCCCATTTTTTATTACAGGATTTGTGTATGTGCTTATAAGGGCTTATTTGGTGGGTTTTATTGGTGCCGAGGTAAATCCCGATGTAATGGAAAACCCGTTTGTGGGTGTTGATTTTATGACCAAGTTTGCCACCATTGCGGTTATCATGGGAAAATACGTAACCCTTCTTTTTTTTCCTCATCCACTTTCCAGCGATTATTCATTTAATCAAATACCGTATGTTTCCATAAGTAATGGATATGCGCTTGTATCGATTGCTGTGTATGGATTTTTAGCTTTTTTTTCCAGCAAGAATATTCGTAAACTTCCTATTATTTCATTCGGCATATTTTTTTATTTGCTAACTATTTCTTTGGTGTCAAACTTAGTATTCAATATTGGTGCGCCAATGGGCGAGCGTTTTTTATTCATGCCATCATTAGGGTTTTGTTTGGTCTTGGCGGCATTGTTTACTATAGTTTTTAAACCTAAAGAAAACAACCAACTAAAGTTTTTACCCAAACTACATATTCCATTACTATTATTGCTATTGCTCTATTCGGCAAAAACTATTTCGCGAAACAAAGACTGGAAAAACAATCTCACACTTTTTGCGGCAGACGTTAAAACAGTTCCTAATAGCGCTAAAGCCCAATATTATTATGCAAATAACTTATTAAACGAATTAATTAATGATAAAACCAAAAATAATCCGAAAAGAAACGAATGGATCGCGTTAGGTGTAAAGCACGCTACTCGAGCGGTTCAAATTAATCCAAAGTTTCATCATGCACACTATGCCCTAGGAATGTTGTACCAAGAGGCAAATAAAGGCGATTCTTCTCTTGCCTCGTTTAAGAGGGTTTTGGAGCTACAGCCTTCTCACATTCTTACGCAAGCTGCATTGGGCACTACGTATGGCAAATTACTTGGCGATTACGATAATGCTATAAAGTATTTACAAATAGCAGTAACCTATAATCCTAATGATGCCAGTGCTTTCGAAAACCTCGGGATTGCTTATGCCATGAAACAGCAATTTAGCAATGCGTTGGGGGCGTTTGAAAAGGCAATGCAATTAAAACCTGCATCCGCTCAGTCGTATCTTAATTTGGCAATTACCTACCAAAACATGGGCGAGCAACAAAAGGCACAAGCGTTTTTTGATAAGGCATTTGCTATTGATCCTAGTTTAAGAAAGTAAAATCGCCTTTTGCTTATAGAATGACACATTAGTCGGACGAAAAAGAGATTTAGCGCGCCTCAAAAGCACATTTTTTAATTCTAAGGCAAATGCAATTCATTGATTTTCAGTCGCAAAGAAAAATTGTTGGTTTTTTGTTCACAATTTTTGGTGTTTTAAAAAAAGGGTGTACATTTGCAACCATAATAACCTTAAAAACAATTAAAAAATGAAAAAATTAGTATTTTTAGCTGCAGTTATCGTAGCTTCTCTTGCTTCTTGCAAAAAAGACAGAACTTGTACTTGTAAGTATGACTACATGGGTGTTACTTCTTCAACTAGCTACACAGCAAAATTGAAAAAGAAAGATGCTAAAACATGGTGTGAAGGTAATGGAACAAGCTCTTACTACACTTGTACATTAGACTAATTCTATTTTACATTGAATAAAAAAAGCCTCGCATTTGCGAGGCTTTTTTTATATCTTGACTTTATGAAGTTTAGAAAAATTGCGTTAATTCTTATTAGCCTTTTAATAGGTGTAACCTTTATTTTTTCAGGGTATAGCAAACTATTTCCTATTGAGCCATTTGAATACACCTTTGTAGATATTGGTGTGGGCAACTGGTACACATCTCCATTTATTGCTAGATTACTTATTGCCATTGAGTTTTTTATCGGTGTTTTTTTCTTGCTAAATACCTATTTAAACAAGCGTATATTTTATTTTACGCAGGGGATGCTTGCTTTTTTTACCATTTATTTGGCTGTGCAAATTGCAATTAATGGTAATAATGGTAATTGCGGCTGCTTTGGTACTATGCTTGTTTTTACCCCACTGGAAGCCATTCTTAAAAACATTGTTTTAGCTGTATTGGTATGGGTTTTAACTCGCTTTCATTCCGATGTTTTTTCGTTACAAAAATTTCGATTGTTTTTAATTTTGTTTTTGGCTCTTACTTCTATTCTAATCCCGTTCATTTTTAACCCTATTCAATTATCTTATTCAGAAGCCTATTTAAATGCTAATAGAGATAGTTCATTCAAGTTAGAGTTAGATTCACTGTATGTTAATGCGAAGCGAAATGTGCCACCCAAATCCTTGTCTCAAGGGAAACACGTACTTACATTCTTTAGTTTAACGTGTAATCATTGCCGAGTAGCCGCCAAAAAGTTGCGTATAATGAAAGAGTTGAATCCTTCTTTACCGCTCTATTTTGTTTTAAACGGAAAAGAAGACAAACTCAAATTCTTTTTTGAGGATACACGCAGCCAAAATATTCCACATTGCATGCTTCCGGCCAGACCCTTTATTTTTCTTGCCGGGACAGAGCTGCCATCTATTTATTTGGTAAACAATTCGGTTGTGGAATCATCGCTTAATTATTTTGAGCTAGACCAAAAAGAAATAGAGAATTGGTTGCAGAAGCCATAGCTATTAAACTACACATTTGCTAAAATTTTTTAAATGAAAAAATTATTATCTCTGGTGCTTATAGCGGTTAGCGTTTTAACGTCATCGTGCTTTAGAAAAAAATACGATTGCGATTGTACTTATGCAGACGCCTTTTCTGGTGCTGTTGTAAAAACTGAAACAGAAGAAATTCGTGCAAAAACTAAAGCGGGCGCACTTATAGAGTGTGATGATATCGAAATGTCAAAAGAGGGTATTGCGGGTTTAAACAACAATGTAAGCTGTGTGTTAGAAAGAAACTAACTCAATGCCTGCTCCATATCTGCAATAATATCATTATAATTTTCAACCCCTACAGATAGTCGCACCATTTTATCGGTGATTGAAAAATATTTTTTTTCTGCTTGATCAACATCTGCATGTGTCATGGTATATGGGTGTTCGGCCAAACTCTCTGTACTACCAAGGCTTACAGCTAGTTTTATTAGCTTTAATTTATTTAAAAAAGAAAATGCTGCCGGCTCTCCTCCTTTAATATCAAAGGATAGCATAGCACCGGCACTCAAACACTGTTTTTTAAATACATGGTATTGTTCTGTTTGTTCTGCTGTTATATTTCCTAAATAATACACCTTTTCTACTTTAGGATGTTGGTTTAAAAATTCAGCCACTTTGGTAGCATTAAATGCTTGAATATCCATTCTCGCTTTTAATGTTTCTAGGCTGCGCAGCAGCAACCACCCTGTCCAAGGGCCGGCCATGTTGCCCAAAAATGTACGCAATGTTTTTACACGCTTAATCAACTCGTTGGAGCCTAGACACGCACCGGCAATTACATCGCTATGTCCACCAATATATTTGGTGGCAGAATATAAAACCAAGTCGGCTCCATGTTTTAAGGGGTGTTGCCACAATGGCCCCATGTATGTATTATCTACTGCCAACAAAACCTCTTTTCCTATGGTAGAAAAATTGCGTGCTATTTCTTTGCTCGACTCAATGTCTATCAAGTCGTTTGTTGGATTGGCAGGCGTTTCGATATATACAAGGGCAAGGCTATTTGCATGCCCGCTTTTTTCAACCAACTCAATTATTTCTTTTTGGCTTTGCCCTACTTTAAAGCCAAGGGTGTGAATACCAAATTTCGGAAGAATTTTTTTTATGAAATGGTCTGTTCCTCCATACAACGGGTTGCTGTACAGCAATAAATCTCCGGGTTTCAAAAACTCTAATAATACTGTTGTAATAGCAGACATGCCACTTTCAAACACGGCACAATCCTCTGCCTCATCCCATAGGGTTAGTCGGTCTTCCAGAATCTCCAAATCGGGATTATTAATTCTACTGTAAATTAACCCTTGTTCTTCCCCTTCCCTTGCAGCGCGCAATCCGTAAGCTACTTCAAAAAAAGCTTTTCCCTCTTCTGCGTTTTTAAACACAAATGTAGATGTTTGAAAAATCGGACTTTTTATTGCACCCTCTGATAGTTCTGGCTTGTAGCCATAGGACATCATTAAGCTTTCCGGGCGCATTTTTTTCTTGATACTCATATTTTTTTACTCTTTATAAAACTTAATAGGTGTGGTGTAATCATTTAAATATAAAAAATACAAACCGCTACTAAGTGAAGATACATCAATACGTGTAGCAGATACCACTTCGTTATTTAAAACTATTTTCCCTGTTACATCTGTTAGTGTATATTTTCTAATTGTTTGTTGTTCTACTTCCCAGTTTACTTGCAAAACAGTGCTGGCGGGGTTGGGATAAACAATAAATGGATGTTGTGATTTGTTTGTATTGTAAACACCTAGCGGATTCTCCGAAATTTTGTAAACATACACATCCGCAAATGCTTTGGCTGTAATTGCTACAGGGCTGCCGGAAGGGTTGAAATTAGCTGTTTGGAAAAAGTAGCCTGTACTATAAATTTTACGGTCGTAGCTAACAGCAATAGCCAAGCCCATTTGGTCGCCAGAACCGGTAACGGGAGCTACCCAGGTGAAATTACCTGCCGAGTCGAGCTTTTGAACATACCCATCAAATGAAAAAGCTGTAGAGCTTAGTGTGTGTGATCCTGAGCCCGGGTCAAAATCATTTGTGTTTTCAAAATATCCCGTTGTAAAAACTCCTGCATTATCATCAACCGCAATAGCCCAAGCAATACTGTTTCCGCCCCCAGCTACCTGTTTCGCCCAAATATAATTTCCAACATAACCCATTTTACATACAAACGCATCGTTGCCCGATGAAACCAAATTAGCGCTACCCAACCCCGAATCAAAGTCGGCTGCGCCTCCGTTGAAATAGCCTGTTGAATATATATTCTCGTCTTTATCAATAGCAATACCGTTTATTCGTTCATCGCCACTACCCGAAATTGTTTTAACCCAAACAGTGCTTCCCGTTGGAGAAAGCTTGCAGACAAAGGCATCCGAACCCCCGCTTGCTGTTATATAGTTTGAGGATGTGCTAGGGTCAAAATCTACCGTGCCTTTAAAACCTCCTGCAACAATAACTTCGTTTACGCTAGTAGTAGCAATGGATGTGGCCTCTTCGTCATTACTTCCGGTTAAGCTAATTGCCCAACTAAAATTCCCCATGTTGTCTAGTTTACACACAAAAGCGTCTTTGTTTACAGCAGAAATATTTTTATTTGATGTGCTCGGATCAAAATCTACAGTACCTGTAAAATGCCCCGCTACCAATATATTCATCGATTTGTCGAGGGCAATGGCAGTTCCATATTCAGAAGAAGTTCCTGCCAGATGTTTTACCCAGCCAAAGTTTCCTGCAGAATCGAGTTTCAACACAAAAATATCATTCGACCCCGAAACGGACGAAAGGCTTGCTGTTCCGGCATTTGGATTAAAATCAACAGTGCCACTAAAGTAACCGGTAACATAGATATTTCCTAAGGTGTCAACCGCTAGTGCGCTCCCCATCTCATAATCAGAACCACCGATGCTTTTTATCCATTTAAAATTTCCTACAGAGTCTAATTTGCTGATAAAAATATCTGTACCGCCCTGCGATGCTTTATTTGCTAAGGAGGAAAGATTTGGGTCAAAATCAACGGTGCCATAGAAAAGCCCTGTGGTGTAAATATTCCCCCACTTATCTGTTGCAATGGCTCTGGGTTCTTCATCCATTGTTCCACTAAAAGCTTTTGCCCAGTTTAATTGTTGTGCAGATATAACAGCGGAAAGACTTATAAGTAGAAAGAATAAGGAACTTCTGGCTTTTATCATATTCTCCTTAAGTTACTCATTTTGCGGATTTTTTGTGCAATACAAAACAATACAATCTGCTAAGTTGTTAATAACCTAGATTTTTTGGTGGAATACCTATTTTTAGGTATTTTTGTATTTAGAATTAATCTAAATAGGGATTTTATGATAACAGTATCAGATAATGCCAAGCAACAGGCACTTCATTTAATGAAGCAAGACAATAAGCCCGAAGGTGCTTTTATTCGTGTTGGTGTAGAGGGTGGAGGCTGCTCCGGATTGAGTTATAAGCTTGAATTTGACACCGAACTAAAAGAGGGGGATCAACAGTTTGAAGATAAGGGAATAAAAATAGTGGTGGACAAAAAAAGCTTTTTATACTTGGTTGGAACAGAGCTTGATTTTTCGGGTGGACTAAACGGAAAAGGATTTGTATTTAATAATCCTAATGCATCGAGAACTTGTGGGTGTGGGGAATCGTTTGCAGTATAAAATAGTTTTTTAGTTCGTTAGTTCACCAGTTTTTAGTAAAAAATGGCAACAATAGATAGGTTTGAAGATTTAATAGCTTGGCAAAAAGCTAAAAAATTGGCACTGGGTGTATATACTCTTACAAATGTTGGGATTTTTTCTAAAGACTTTGGATTGCGAGATCAAGTGAGGCGATCTTCTATTTCTGTTGTATCTAATATTGCAGAGGGTTTTGAACGCAAAGGGAACAGAGAGTTTTTACAATTCTTATATATTTCGTTGGGGTCTTTAGGCGAGTTAAAAACTCAAATTGAAATTGCTTTTGAACTCAACTATTTTTCAGAAAACGAATACAAAAATATTTTACCCCAAATAACAGAAGTGAGAAAAATTATAAATGGTTTAATTTCTAGTTTAAAGGATAGTGATTTTAAGGGAATAAAATTTAAGTATTCATAGTACTCGTAAACTGAAATACTAACAAACTGGCAAACTTGAATACTAGTAAACAAAAAAACTGATGAACACAACTATAGAAGAACACATCTCCTCCGATTATAAATACGGCTGGAGCACAGATATAGAAATGGACAATGCCCCAAAAGGCTTGAGTGAGGATATTGTGCGATTTATTTCCAAGAAAAAAAACGAACCGGAGTGGTTATTGGAATATAGGTTAAAAGCCTACAAACATTGGCTTACATTAGAAGAGCCACGGTATTGGCCACATTTGAATTATCCTAAAATAGATTTTCAAAACATTATATATTACGCGGCACCTAAGCCACAAAAAAAATTAAACAGTCTAGACGAAGTTGATCCGGAACTTTTAAAAACCTTCGAAAAGCTTGGTATATCGCTCGAAGAACAAAAACGTATTTCTGGTGTAGAATCTAAAATTGCTGTAGATGCAGTAATTGATAGTGTTTCGGTAAAAACTACATTTAAAGAAACGTTAGCAGAGAAAGGAATTATTTTCTGCTCCTTCAGTGAGGCTGTGCACGAGCACCCGGAATTGATTAAACAATACATGGGCACTGTAGTGCCTTATACAGATAATTATTATGCAGCATTAAACTCTGCTGTTTTTAGCGATGGCTCGTTTTGTTATATACCAAAAGGAGTTCGTTGCCCAATGGAACTATCAACTTACTTTAGAATTAACTCAGCCGGTACCGGCCAATTTGAAAGGACGTTGTTAGTTGCCGATGAAGGTGCTTACGTTAGCTACTTGGAAGGCTGCACTGCTCCTATGCGCGATGAAAATCAGTTGCACGCTGCGGTGGTAGAAATTGTAGCTCATAAAAATGGAGAAGTAAAATACAGCACCGTTCAAAACTGGTACCCGGGCGACAAAGAGGGCAAGGGTGGTATTTACAATTTTGTAACCAAGCGTGGAATTTGTTTAGGAGATAATTCTAAAATTTCTTGGACACAAGTTGAAACCGGCTCTGCCATTACTTGGAAATACCCAAGTGTAATTTTAAAAGGAAATAATTCGGTTGGTGAGTTTTATTCGGTGGCTGTTACAAACAACTACCAGCAAGCAGATACAGGCACCAAGATGATTCACTTAGGAAAAAACACTCGCAGCACCATTATATCAAAAGGAATTTCCGCAGGCTTTAGTAATAATAGTTATAGAGGATTAGTGCGTGTAGCAAAAGGTGCCACCAATGCACGAAATTTTTCTCAATGTGATTCCTTGCTAATGGGCGACAAATGCGGAGCACACACATTTCCGTACATTGAAATAAAAGATAAATCAGGCATAGTAGAGCACGAAGCTACTACTTCAAAAATTGGAGAAGATCAATTGTTTTATTGCAAACAACGTGGAATTGACACAGAGAAAGCCATAGGACTTATTGTAAACGGCTATTGCAAAGAAGTTTTTAATCAGTTGCCTATGGAATTTGCGGTGGAAGCACAGAAATTATTAGCGGTTTCACTAGAAGGGTCTGTGGGATAAAAAGTTATAAAGTTTAAAGTTGGAAAGTTTGAAATCAAATAATATTAATGGCAACAATAGAACGATTTGAGGATTTAAAAGTTTGGCAAAAAGCACGACAGCTGAACAAAGAAATATATAAAGTATCTAATACGGGTGCTTTTTCAAAAGATTTTGGATTACGCGATCAAATAAGACGTTCAAGTATTTCTATCGTATCTAATATTGCTGAGGGTTATGAAAGAAATGGTACTAAAGAATTCAACCAGTTTTTATCAATAGCAAAGGCTTCTGCGGCAGAATTAAGAGCGCAGCTTTATGTTTCCTTTGATTTAGAATATATTTCTGAACAAGAATTTAATACCCTAATCTCTATTGTTCTTGAGGTTAGCAAAATGCTTTCCGGATTAATGAGTTATTTACAAACAACCGAAATAAAAGGGAATAAATTTAAAGAAAGTGCTGAATTGTATGGTACGAATCAACTTTAAACTTTCCAACTTTAAACTTTAAACTATGTTGACTATAAAAAACCTACACGCAGGAATCGAAGACAAAGAAATTCTAAAAGGATTTTCATTAAATGTTAAACCTGGAGAAGTTCATGCAATCATGGGTCCTAATGGATCGGGAAAAAGTACATTGGCTAGTGTGCTTGCAGGACGCGAAGATTATACCGTTACCGATGGAGAAGTAACTTTTAAAAACAAGAACTTATTGGAGTTATCTCCTGAAGATAGAGCAAGAGAAGGCGTGTTTCTTGCATTTCAATATCCAATAGAGATTCCTGGTGTAAGCAATATCAATTTTTTAAAGACGGCCATTAACGAAATTCGTGCGTACAAAGGCATGGAAGCAATGGAAGCAAAAGACTTTTTAAAATTGGTAAAGGAAAAGCAAGCCATGGTGGAGTTACAAGGCACGCTGGCAAACCGCAGTGTTAACGAAGGTTTTAGCGGGGGAGAGAAAAAACGAAACGAAATTTTTCAAATGGCCATGCTGGAGCCAAGCTTAGCTATACTTGATGAAACTGACTCCGGACTTGAC encodes the following:
- a CDS encoding iron-sulfur cluster assembly accessory protein encodes the protein MITVSDNAKQQALHLMKQDNKPEGAFIRVGVEGGGCSGLSYKLEFDTELKEGDQQFEDKGIKIVVDKKSFLYLVGTELDFSGGLNGKGFVFNNPNASRTCGCGESFAV
- a CDS encoding SBBP repeat-containing protein, with translation MIKARSSLFFLLISLSAVISAQQLNWAKAFSGTMDEEPRAIATDKWGNIYTTGLFYGTVDFDPNLSSLANKASQGGTDIFISKLDSVGNFKWIKSIGGSDYEMGSALAVDTLGNIYVTGYFSGTVDFNPNAGTASLSSVSGSNDIFVLKLDSAGNFGWVKHLAGTSSEYGTAIALDKSMNILVAGHFTGTVDFDPSTSNKNISAVNKDAFVCKLDNMGNFSWAISLTGSNDEEATSIATTSVNEVIVAGGFKGTVDFDPSTSSNYITASGGSDAFVCKLSPTGSTVWVKTISGSGDERINGIAIDKDENIYSTGYFNGGAADFDSGLGSANLVSSGNDAFVCKMGYVGNYIWAKQVAGGGNSIAWAIAVDDNAGVFTTGYFENTNDFDPGSGSHTLSSTAFSFDGYVQKLDSAGNFTWVAPVTGSGDQMGLAIAVSYDRKIYSTGYFFQTANFNPSGSPVAITAKAFADVYVYKISENPLGVYNTNKSQHPFIVYPNPASTVLQVNWEVEQQTIRKYTLTDVTGKIVLNNEVVSATRIDVSSLSSGLYFLYLNDYTTPIKFYKE
- the sufC gene encoding Fe-S cluster assembly ATPase SufC; this encodes MLTIKNLHAGIEDKEILKGFSLNVKPGEVHAIMGPNGSGKSTLASVLAGREDYTVTDGEVTFKNKNLLELSPEDRAREGVFLAFQYPIEIPGVSNINFLKTAINEIRAYKGMEAMEAKDFLKLVKEKQAMVELQGTLANRSVNEGFSGGEKKRNEIFQMAMLEPSLAILDETDSGLDIDALRIVASGVNKLRNKDRSFIVITHYQRLLDYIVPDFVHVMYQGKIVKSGGKELALELEKNGYDWVKELV
- a CDS encoding four helix bundle protein → MATIDRFEDLIAWQKAKKLALGVYTLTNVGIFSKDFGLRDQVRRSSISVVSNIAEGFERKGNREFLQFLYISLGSLGELKTQIEIAFELNYFSENEYKNILPQITEVRKIINGLISSLKDSDFKGIKFKYS
- the sufB gene encoding Fe-S cluster assembly protein SufB, encoding MNTTIEEHISSDYKYGWSTDIEMDNAPKGLSEDIVRFISKKKNEPEWLLEYRLKAYKHWLTLEEPRYWPHLNYPKIDFQNIIYYAAPKPQKKLNSLDEVDPELLKTFEKLGISLEEQKRISGVESKIAVDAVIDSVSVKTTFKETLAEKGIIFCSFSEAVHEHPELIKQYMGTVVPYTDNYYAALNSAVFSDGSFCYIPKGVRCPMELSTYFRINSAGTGQFERTLLVADEGAYVSYLEGCTAPMRDENQLHAAVVEIVAHKNGEVKYSTVQNWYPGDKEGKGGIYNFVTKRGICLGDNSKISWTQVETGSAITWKYPSVILKGNNSVGEFYSVAVTNNYQQADTGTKMIHLGKNTRSTIISKGISAGFSNNSYRGLVRVAKGATNARNFSQCDSLLMGDKCGAHTFPYIEIKDKSGIVEHEATTSKIGEDQLFYCKQRGIDTEKAIGLIVNGYCKEVFNQLPMEFAVEAQKLLAVSLEGSVG
- a CDS encoding four helix bundle protein, which gives rise to MATIERFEDLKVWQKARQLNKEIYKVSNTGAFSKDFGLRDQIRRSSISIVSNIAEGYERNGTKEFNQFLSIAKASAAELRAQLYVSFDLEYISEQEFNTLISIVLEVSKMLSGLMSYLQTTEIKGNKFKESAELYGTNQL
- a CDS encoding DoxX family membrane protein; this encodes MKFRKIALILISLLIGVTFIFSGYSKLFPIEPFEYTFVDIGVGNWYTSPFIARLLIAIEFFIGVFFLLNTYLNKRIFYFTQGMLAFFTIYLAVQIAINGNNGNCGCFGTMLVFTPLEAILKNIVLAVLVWVLTRFHSDVFSLQKFRLFLILFLALTSILIPFIFNPIQLSYSEAYLNANRDSSFKLELDSLYVNAKRNVPPKSLSQGKHVLTFFSLTCNHCRVAAKKLRIMKELNPSLPLYFVLNGKEDKLKFFFEDTRSQNIPHCMLPARPFIFLAGTELPSIYLVNNSVVESSLNYFELDQKEIENWLQKP
- a CDS encoding tetratricopeptide repeat protein, translating into MKKKASVSVGTQAQSLGAKAKNKFALVVFVLCVALYANTLNHGYAFDDAVAVTGNKFTKQGISGIPSLLTQDFFAGIYDKGLELTGGRYRPLSLVTFAIEYQFFGESPFVSHLVNILLYALTCALLYYTLDKLIPNSFLLTSTATLLFAAHPIHTEVVANIKSRDEILCFLFLILSIQQYLVYFKTNATKSLGASLVCYFLSLLSKENSITFLAILPIMLYSLLNKGFKESISKSVPFFITGFVYVLIRAYLVGFIGAEVNPDVMENPFVGVDFMTKFATIAVIMGKYVTLLFFPHPLSSDYSFNQIPYVSISNGYALVSIAVYGFLAFFSSKNIRKLPIISFGIFFYLLTISLVSNLVFNIGAPMGERFLFMPSLGFCLVLAALFTIVFKPKENNQLKFLPKLHIPLLLLLLLYSAKTISRNKDWKNNLTLFAADVKTVPNSAKAQYYYANNLLNELINDKTKNNPKRNEWIALGVKHATRAVQINPKFHHAHYALGMLYQEANKGDSSLASFKRVLELQPSHILTQAALGTTYGKLLGDYDNAIKYLQIAVTYNPNDASAFENLGIAYAMKQQFSNALGAFEKAMQLKPASAQSYLNLAITYQNMGEQQKAQAFFDKAFAIDPSLRK
- a CDS encoding cystathionine gamma-synthase family protein, which gives rise to MSIKKKMRPESLMMSYGYKPELSEGAIKSPIFQTSTFVFKNAEEGKAFFEVAYGLRAAREGEEQGLIYSRINNPDLEILEDRLTLWDEAEDCAVFESGMSAITTVLLEFLKPGDLLLYSNPLYGGTDHFIKKILPKFGIHTLGFKVGQSQKEIIELVEKSGHANSLALVYIETPANPTNDLIDIESSKEIARNFSTIGKEVLLAVDNTYMGPLWQHPLKHGADLVLYSATKYIGGHSDVIAGACLGSNELIKRVKTLRTFLGNMAGPWTGWLLLRSLETLKARMDIQAFNATKVAEFLNQHPKVEKVYYLGNITAEQTEQYHVFKKQCLSAGAMLSFDIKGGEPAAFSFLNKLKLIKLAVSLGSTESLAEHPYTMTHADVDQAEKKYFSITDKMVRLSVGVENYNDIIADMEQALS